Proteins from a genomic interval of Hypomesus transpacificus isolate Combined female unplaced genomic scaffold, fHypTra1 scaffold_84, whole genome shotgun sequence:
- the kmt5aa gene encoding N-lysine methyltransferase KMT5A-A codes for MTILRETGEIDHLVGHHCFTAEWTQILKRKKKSEMNGDIVCGHSITLLSPSKSKSPVHDEMTIKLTQEGKCPGRCSLQNDTSKPGDARRLNPANSDTCVLTLTEREGCHSQHPPCWTGDLASSQHHYPPACLRSPDDLSPPPSNNVIHNPFLANNSAHLNKYRRGIRPRVKGKKPAFRNAENSQNRKVTDYYPIRRSSRKCKAELKCEQKKHIDDLITNGIEEGMEVQHIEGKGRGVFATQSFQKGQFVVEYHGDLLEITDAKQREMEYAQNPATGCYMYYFQYLCKTYCIDATKETGRMGRLINHSKLGNCQTKLHDINGIPHLILVASRDIDEGEELQYDYGDRSKASIAAHPWLKH; via the exons atGACCATACTGCGTGAAACAGGGGAGATAGACCACCTTGTTGGACATCATTGTTTCACTGCAGAGTGGACCCAAATattaaaaaggaaaaagaagTCCGAAATGAACGGG GACATTGTATGTGGCCATTCCATCACCCTTTTAAGCCCCAGCAAGTCAAAGTCACCTGTCCATGATGAGATGACAATAAAACTAACTCAAGAAGGAAAGTGTCCTGGAAGATGTTCTCTGCAAAATGACACATCAAAGCCAGGAGATG CCAGGAGACTTAACCCAGCTAACTCGGATACCTGTGTTTTGACTCTGACTGAGAGGGAAGGTTGTCACAGTCAGCACCCTCCTTGCTGGACAGGAGACCTTGCCTCTTCTCAGCATCACTACCCTCCAGCTTGCCTTCGTTCCCCAGAcgatctctctcctccacccagcaaCAACGTCATTCACAACCCATTCCTCGCCAACAACTCCGCTCACCTCAACAAGTACAGAAGAGGCATCCGACCTAGGGTCAAAGGGAAGAAGCCTGCGTTCAGAAA TGCAGAGAATTCACAAAACCGTAAAGTAACTGACTACTATCCTATAAGACGAAGCTCCAGGAAATGTAAAGCAGAGCTGAAG TGTGAACAAAAGAAACACATTGATGATCTAATCACAAATGGGATAGAGGAAGGAATGGAG GTTCAGCATatagaggggaagggaagaggagtaTTTGCAACTCAGAGTTTCCAGAAAGGCCAGTTTGTGGTTGAGTACCATGGCGACCTGCTGGAAATCACAGATGCCAAGCAAAGAGAGATGGAGTACGCTCAAAACCCCGCCACCGGCTGCTATATGTACTACTTCCAGTACCTGTGCAAAACATACTG CATTGATGCCACAAAAGAGACGGGTCGCATGGGCAGGCTGATCAACCACAGTAAACTGGGCAACTGTCAAACCAAACTCCATGACATCAACGGCATACCTCACCTCATCCTTGTAGCATCTCGAGACATCGACGAGGGAGAAGAGCTGCAGTACGACTACGGGGACCGCAGCAAAGCCTCCATCGCTGCACACCCGTGGCTCAAACATTGA
- the snrnp35 gene encoding U11/U12 small nuclear ribonucleoprotein 35 kDa protein — protein sequence MNDWSPIAKVYDPLKAGSIDGTDLEPHDRAVWRAMFSRYKPNKGVLGDPLLTLFVSRLNPQTTEEKLRDVFSKYGDINRLRLVRDIVTGFSKGYAFVEYKEERSLVRARREANKLVVDQNDLFVDFEQERTLKGWIPRRFGGGQGGKKESGQLRFGGKDRPFRKPINLVGVPMNQDWADGGREWERDREVRQRGGNDFSSSHERDTDRANRGRRNDHEKTRDREYHRERKDLSHDRGRDDRGRDDKRHLNTYRTRDRR from the coding sequence ATGAACGATTGGAGCCCAATAGCGAAGGTGTACGACCCGCTAAAAGCAGGTAGCATCGATGGGACAGACTTGGAACCCCATGACCGGGCTGTATGGAGGGCGATGTTTTCCCGATACAAGCCCAATAAAGGTGTGCTGGGAGATCCCCTTCTTACACTGTTCGTTTCCCGCTTGAACCCACAAACAACGGAGGAAAAGTTACGTGACGTATTCTCAAAGTACGGCGACATCAATCGGCTCCGCCTTGTGAGGGACATTGTGACCGGCTTTTCCAAGGGATATGCTTTCGTTGAGTACAAAGAAGAACGGTCTCTTGTTAGGGCAAGGAGAGAGGCCAACAAATTGGTGGTTGACCAAAATGATTTGTTCGTGGACTTCGAGCAGGAAAGAACTCTCAAAGGATGGATACCCCGACGatttggaggaggacagggagggaaaaaagagtCTGGACAGTTGCGGTTTGGTGGAAAAGACAGACCTTTCCGCAAACCGATAAATCTGGTGGGCGTCCCAATGAACCAGGACTGGGCAGACGGTGGGAGAGAGTGGGAAAGAGACCGGGAAGTTCGTCAGCGAGGGGGGAATGATTTCTCCTCAAGCCACGAGAGAGACACTGACCGGGCAAATAGAGGCAGAAGAAATGACCACGAGaaaacgagagacagagagtaccacagagaaagaaaagattTGAGCCatgatagagggagggatgacagagggagggatgacaAGAGACACCTGAACACATACAGAACAAGGGACAGGAGATGA